GTGAACCCTTTCACAATAACTTCTACCCTGTTGAGCAGTGGGATTGATTGTATTGCTCCATTGCCACTTCAAATTATCAATTCGCTTCCTACTCAAATTGGCCTCTTGAGCATCCATCACATCGACAGCATTTTCTAGCTATGAGATGCAAAGCTCTCCTCGAAGGTTCAAGTCCTTCAGCTCTCCTATGGTGCATCCATTCTCAGGAGTCACAATGAATCTTGACAATGTCTGCAGCGAAGTTAACTTTCCAATTCTTTGTGGCATGGACATCATTGAATCCGCATCCTTCTCCCAGTCAAACCAAGATGCCGTAGGTTAACCATGTAGCTTGTTCCTTTGGGTAACTCTCGGAGCCTGTAGCACTCACCAAGCTCCAGTGTCTGCACATTGTAAAGCCAGAAAACTGATTCACGCAGCCTTTGGATTTCAGTGCCGTAAAGGCCAAGATATCGCAGGTGTATCAAATCACCAACTGAATCCGGCAAATCTTCTATCTCGCTAAAGCTGAGATCTAAAACCTGCAAGCATGTTAATTTCAGAAAAAGATCTGCTGGGACCTGCTTCACATGCACCTCTAGACTCACCGTACAACTTAAAATTCCGTAAATTTTTATATCTGTATAGTTTGTCGAATGCTACTGTCTCCTGATCGTTTTGATGAAACAAAGATGCATAACGCACCCATTCGGGTTTATCACATGAAACATCATGTTCCACAACCAAACTTTCATCTTTAGAAACTAACCGTGCTAGATCATGGATGAGGCTCGGCATTCTATATTTCTGTTTCTGTCCTTGATTACCAGAGACTTCAAAAAATGACCTCCACAATAGATTATCAAAGTACCCACCGCCTATCACCTCTAGAGTACATCTTCTTCCACTGCGCTGGATCAAACCTTCTGCCATCCACAACCTGACCAACTCATCCCTATCAAACTCATAGCCATCAGGAAACATAGAGCAGTACTTAAAACACTGCTTCAGATGATAATTCGAATGATTATAACTGATCATTAAGCTTGGTAATATGCCATTTATATCCTCTTCTAATAAACACACTTCATTTAGCATGTCTTCCCACCGAACTTCATCCGTCACACTGTACAGTAGGCAACCGAGCAATAACTTTGCTGCCAGAGGGGATCCTTGGCACTTGTCCGCGATCCTCTTGCTGATCTCTTCCAAATTTGGATGTTGGCTCGAACACCCGTGCGGGAATGCCTGATCAAGGAGCACCTTTGAACAATCATCCACATTCAGACCCTTCAAATGGATCAGATGCAGTGTGGGCATTCCCCACGAAACTCCTTCATTCCGAGCAGTAATTGCTAGCTTAGCTTTAGCTTAGCTGTACATTAGCTTAGCTTAGCTTTTGACGTGACTGTACATGCCCTGACACTGTAGCCGTTGTAATACCTGACACCGTAGCCGTTGGCACTGTACATGAGCCGTTGTATACGATAGCCACCTTTTTCTTATAAAAGGCGGGCTATGGCTGTTTCCAAAGACAATAAGAAAGGATATTTTTCTTCTCCacatctcttcctctccttccccctcctttctcaaCATGGTATCAGTGCCTCACCATCTCTGGCTTTACGAGAGCCTCTTTCCCTCTccccttctttttctatttCGGCGTCTCCGGGATGAGGAAGGCTCAAGGGAGCAGCGCGGTGCTTCCTTTTTCCAGCCTCTTACGAGGTCTTCCAGCAGGGCAGGTACGGCGAAGgtgggttctttttttttttttttttttttttttgcttagacGGATTTTTTATACCGTGTATGTACGAATACCTTCCACAACCGTTTGAAGTACGCAACACCTACGGTGTCACTCCTTCAGAGCAAGTACGGCAAGGTGGTTTGCCATCCCATCTTAATTTCTTTTGGCGTTTGAAGTCCCAGAGTGTCACTCCTTCAGAGCACGTACAGCAAGGTGGTTTCCATcccatcttcatttcttttggctTCTTTCATTTCTTGGGGCATTTGAAGCACGCAACGGCGAcggtattttcatttatttctaGTAGTCAGCATCCAGATGCAGCATCTCGAGATTTTTGAGAATCTCAAAACAGTAGGCActtcattaaaaaataaaaaaaaataaaaaaaaagatcttgTTCGGATCCTCAATTATGGCCACATCAGGTATTTTATCCgctccttttatttcttttgaaggAAGGTTTAGTAAATTTCAGGAACAGTATTTCCATTGTGACAAAATAGACCAAAAGATCTCAAAATGTAGAAAGAAACAAGTGAGGAGAAAGCAGCTCAGAAAGCCCAGACGGCCTCGTCACATCGAACTGCGGCTATTGCTTCTACTGGTTCGTCAGCGCctgcatcttcttcttctatacCCACTTCATCCATTACTACAGCAGATATTGAGGCAATTGTTTATCAGGTTCTATCTTGCACTACCCTCTCTACCACCTCAGGTAAACCTTCCTCTTGGTTCCTTGACTCCGCATATTGTAATCACACGATCTCTAATCCCTCTCTAGTTTCCTTGAAAACTAACTTGAATCCTATTTTTGTTATTTACAGTGCTAATGGCTCCTATATGGCTGTTAGCCACATAGGTTCTGTCTCTACTTCTATCCTTTCTTTACCAAATATATATCTTGTTTCGAAATTATCTTTTAACTTGTTGTCTGTTAGTCAACTTGTGGAACATGGCCTTAAGGTAACCTTTATTGACAAAGGTTATGATGTGCAGGATTAGAAGACGGGTCAGCTCGTTGGGGCCGGGCATAAAGTTGGTCATCTATTTGAGCTCACATCATTACAAGTACCTAGCTCTAGTCCTATTTTATCAGTTGCTGCTGTCTCCTCGAGTCTTTGGCACTCTCGTTTGGGGCATGCTTCCTTGTTTCGTATCTAGTCTTTAGCTTCGAGCGGTTGTTTGGGGAAAGTTAACTTTCAACCTTTTGATTATGTCTCTTGTCAATTAGGTAAACAAAATGCTCTGCCCCTTTCATAAAAGCATTTTTTTCTCCACCGCACCTTTTGATTTGATATACTCTAATATTTGGGGACCTGCTCCTGTTGCGACTAAGGAAGGATCATGATATTTTGTGTTGTTTCTTGATGACTATTCACAGTATACATGGATTTATCTTTTACATGATCGTTCTAAGTTGCTTGACACCTTTCATGATTTTCAGCAGATAGTCAAAACCTAGTTTGGTCGATCCATAAAAGTTTTTCGTGGTAACAACGCCATGAAATATACCTCCACCTCATTCATGAAAGTACTTCAACAAGATGGAATAGTATCGCATCGTTCTTGCCCTTACACCTCTCAGCACAATGGTCTTGCCGAACGAAAATACCGATATATCTTGGACACTGTCAGGTCCCTTCTCCTTTCTACTGCCTTACCTGAATCTTTCTGGGGAGAGGCTGCTCTTACAGCAGTCTATACCATCAATCGTATACCTTCTCCCACGATCTCAAATAAATCACCATATGAGGTTTTTTATGAGAAGATTTCTGATTACTCTTTTCTAAAAGTTTTTGGTTGCGCCTGTTTTGTTCTGCTTCCTTCACATGAGCGTACTAAACTTAAACCACGCTCACGTCTCTGCTGTTTTCTTGGTTATGGTACCGAACATAAAGCTTATCGTTATTATGATCCCATCGCCAAGCAACTTCGTATATCCCAACATGTTCAATTTTGGGGACATAAAATATTTACTAGCATCTCTCCGCTCTCCATGGGTTCTCCTCAGTATTCTCCTATCTTCAATAATCCCACTATTGATCTCTTTCCAGATTTCCCTTCTGATGCAAGTAATGAGAGTTCATCAGGTAATCTCTCTACGTCCGATTCCACCGAGTCTGAATCGTCCACCAATCCGATCATCGCAACCGGATCATCCGAGCCTCTTCTCAGTACTACCCTTCGTCGCTCTAGTAGGGTAAGATCCAACCCATCTCATCTTAATGATTATCACTGTTTTTATACTCTTGCTACCCTCTATGAGCCCCGCAATTATCGCGAGGCCAGTTCTAATCCTCTTTGGTAGAAGGCCATGTCTGATGAACTCCAAGCTCTTCATGATACGCATACATGGGACCTAACTGACTTGCCTCCTGGAAGACTGCAGTAGGATGTTAGTGGGTGTATAAGATCAAGACTCGTGCTGATGGCTCAGTGAAACGCTACAAAGCTCGTCTGGTGGCTCGAGGATTCACACAAGAGTATGGTATTGGCTATGAGGAGACTTTTGCTCCAGTAGCACGTCTTACCACTTTTTGTTCTTTACTTGCAGTTGCAGCTGTCAAGCAATGGAAGATgcatcagatggatgttaagaacGCTTTCCTCAATGGTGATTTAGCTGAGAAAGTATATCTACAACTCCCTCCAGGTCTTGCTCATTCATAGGAAAAGATTTGTCATCTTCGAAAGGCACTCTATGGCCTGAAACAGTCTCCTCGAGCTTGATTTTCCAAGTTCAGCTCAGTCCTCACTTAACAGGGTTTCACTCCTAGTGCATATGACTCTGCACTATTTATTCGCAGATCTGAGGCTGGTATTGTTCTTCTCTTgctatatgtggatgatatagttATTACTGGAGATGACATTTCAGGGATCCATACACTTCAGCAGTTTCTTGGACAGTAGTTTGAGATGAAGGATTTATAATTTCTCAGCTACTTTCTTGGTCTCGAGGTGACATCTAGCTCAGATGGCTATTACATTTCACAGGCTAAGTATGCTTCCGAGTTGATATCTCGTGCTGCGTTAACAGATAGCAAGACCATAGATAGTCCTCTAGAAATAAATGTTAAGCTTCTTCCCACAGATGGTGAACCATTGATAGATGCGACTCTGTATCAGTAGTTGGTTGGCAGTCTCATCTaatgtcaaccctaaaggatgaattttaatgattacaaaacacttgagattATGTTGCGTACTAATGGCATTGGCCTAATTGTGAAGATTtctaagtcaagaaaaatcagaaggaatgaagcactgcaaaatcataagttTTTCGCAAACATCTCATTGAAcatgtttcaaaagaaatttaatctaatccatggagatcagagatgaagtctaaaggtttttgtttgaaaaacttgagtcaacccctaagcaaaaaggacaagtttaagttgattctgaTAAGTTTTATTCAAAGAACACAGTCAATGAGTTGACTTCcacaaaacatgagtcgacccttgtgtagtttaaagaaaacagaaagtTTTTACCGTCTAAGAGAAGCCTGAAGAGTCGACCGTTGttcaaaatgagtcgaccctcgaaattgaagagtcgaccccttgcatttgatgagtcgaccccagctcagTTTAAGCGATAGCCAGAAAATtatggtttgagtcgactcttgcatttAAAGAGGCGACTTCTGAAgatgatgagtcgacccttgtgtttaaagaggcgactcctgatgAAGATGAGCCGATCTTCAAGaataaagagtcgaccctttgaagatGACACAGCAAAAGCTTTCTCCACATTTTGAAGTGCCGATCCAggatgaacatgagtcgacccctaagttatatgagtcgacccttgtactgCTAGGACCACAACAGGAAGCTGTGAAcgacttttgtcttcttctgtaatagaaaaaaattctcatcagaatggaaagaaaggaattcaaatcccgccgaagaatttgtctataaatacgaggaaacctcagaatggaaacaacaaggaaagagaaaagattctattgaaaacaaaagatttttactgagaaaaagagaagaaaagcttaacagttcatcatcctcaccagtATTGTAATCTGAAACTTTCTCTTGTGAGGAGATCAGTCGAAGTTTCTCACTGCATCGTGAAGAGCTGCTATTCGGAcattggaacatccttccacagccaacttcttcatcggcTTTAGCTTCTACTTTCATTGATTTATTCTTTATATGCTCCGAAGCTTTAAATTTTCTAGTTACAGCattcttttagttggattaattactactgtaacagtttcattgatttgaaacttgtaaaggctcttccaagcctcgattggaagttgctgaatcgaAAATATTCAGCAAGGAAAAAGTTTCTGGTTTGTTTATCttaaaaccaactgggttgtttgtgagttcGGAAAAACAAAcagtgtaaagtttttggttggtttatctgaaaaccaactgggttgtttgtgatcctgGAAAACAAAAGGTTTTCGGTTGATTGCTTGAAAAAACTAATTGgattttgattgtgatcccgaaaacaATCAGactgtaatctgctgggttatagtgaaatctcaagctaggcttgaggagtggacgtaggtgctggaagtacaccgaaccactataaatcttggtgtttgtgattgtggttcttctcttcctttcctctgcATATTCCTGATTGCTTTCCTAACTTTATTCACTGTCGTATTTGTGCAATCTTATTTCCGCTGTTGAATCTATAAGATAACAGTAACTCATACTCTCCATACGTTttaactttaattatttttaaagagacccaattcacccccccccccctcttgggctgcacctttAGGCAACATCTACCTGACTGTGACACGTCCTGACATTTCTTATGCAGTCATCCTAGTTAGTCAGTTTATGCATGCACCACGCTCTACACACTATGCAGCAGTCCTACGTATCCTTCGGTATGTTAAGGGTACATTGTTTCATGGCCTTCATTTTTCAGCCTATTCCACTTTAGATATATAGGCCTATTCTGATGCTGATTGGGCTGGAGACCCAACAGATCGCCGCTCTACCACAGGCTATTGTTTCTTGCTTAGGTCATCTCTTATCTCTTGGAAAAGCAAGAAGCAAACGGTTGTCTCTCGCTCCAGTACAGAGGCTGAGTATCGTGCACTGGCAGATACTACCTCTGAGTTCTTATGGCTTCGATGGCTACTGCATGATATGGGTGTTCTTTTGACTAGCAGTTCCCTCTACATTGTGATAATGTAAGTGCCATGCAGATTGCCCGTAAAGATGTGTTTCATGAGCGAACGAAGCATATTGAGATAGACTGTCACTTCATTCGGCATCATATCAAGCAAGGTACTCTTCAGTTGATATATGTTGCTTCTGTGGATCAGTTTGCTGATATCTTTACGAAGGCACATCCACCGGAACGTCATCGTGATTTGGTTTACAAACTCAAGATGGCATCTTCGCTcccatcttgagtttgagggaAGATGTTAGCTTAGCTTTAGCTTAGCTTAGCTTTTGACGTGACTGTAGCCATTGTAATACCGACACTGTAGCCGTTGTAATACCTGACATTGTAGCCGTTGGCACTGTACATGAGCTGTTGTATACGATAGCTACCTTCCCCTTATAAAAGGCGGGCTATGGCTGTAAACGATAGCCACCTTCCCCTTATATAGGGCTAttaatgagccgagctgctTGGGCTCAGCTCAGTAAAAAtctggctcgggctcggctcattagtcaaacgagcccgagcccgagcccgagacCCATATGAGGCTCGTTTGcacccgagccgagctcaagcctgagcagctcacgagcccaaacgagctccAGTCTCCTACTGAAAGATCTTATTTCAGCActataattcataaaaatctgaccacatagagaaaaatagcctgttatcgagcccgagctcgagcccaattacgagcccgagcccgagctcaggCCTGTTCcggagctcgtaattgaaacaagttttacgagctcaagcccgagcctttgctttgccaaacaagtccgagctcgagcccaatacAGAGCTCATTACCGagtccgagcccgagcccgaaccCAAGCTTCTGTGAAacaagccgagccgagctctcccaggctcgggctcggctcgttaatagCCCTACCCTTATAAAAGGCGGGCTATGGCTGTAATCAATACATTACTTTCCTTTCCTCCAGCCACCAATGGAAGCCGCAGCGTCTCCGAGAACTGGAAATTCTCAGCCCACAAGTTATCCAGCACCAGCAAGAACTTTTTCCCACTCACCTTGCAGCTCAGGTGACGCAGCAGAGCGTCCAAGCTGGATATATTACATTTCTCCTCGCGGCCTATGTATTCTATAATCTCTTTCGTAACCCTTCTCACATCAAATCCTTTGGACAAACCAACCCAAACCCTCAAATCGAAAAAAATTTTCACTTGAGCGTCATGGTAGACTAATTTAGCAAGAGTGGTCTGACCGATTCCAGGAGCTCCATAGATCGGAAGAACGGGGACGACTTTTCCATGATCCGACATCAATGCGCTAACAGTCTCTGCCTTCTCAACTTCTCGGCGGACGACATGTGAGCTGTCATAAGAGGCCACGGATTGAGAAGGGGGCGAGCTTTCTCCCGTTCGCCCCCTTCTCCTCCCGTCTCCGGCCTCCAGAGGGAGATTCTTCCGGGCTTCGGCGATCTCGTCGAACCTCTCCTTGATCTTGGCTATCTGGGTCGCCAGTCTCCGGCGCTGGAGAAGAACCGGGTCATGGCCGAGGCCCAGGGAATGGAGAGACCAGGAGCGCTTCCGCTTGCGGGATGGGCCGGCCTCGCCGCTGCTCTGGTCGATGGGGGAGAGATTGAGCTGTGTCTGGTGGCGATCGAGGAGTTCGTCGGCGGCGAAGGCGACCTCTTTGAGTTCGCGGAGCCAGCGCTTGACGGAGTCGTCCTCGATGTAGCGGCGCTCCTCGGCGTCGGTGACGAGGGAGTGGATCCGGTCGCGGGTTCTTCGGAGCTTGTCGATCTCGTCTTCGAGGCCGCGGATGAGGGAGTACTCGGACTGGAAGAGGGAGACAAGCCAGTCCACGAGCTTGTCGGGGAATTTGGGGATGATGGAGGCGGCCTTGGAGAGCAGATTGTTCCAGTCCATGGCGAGGCGAGGATGAAAAGGAGAGAGCAAAGGGATGGTTCTTCGGAGCTTGTCGATCTCGTCTTCGAGGCCGCGGATGAGGGAGTACTCGGACTGGAAGAGGGAGACAAGCCAGTCCACGAGCTTGTCGGGGAATTTGGGGATGATGGAGGCGGCCTTGGAGAGCAGATTGTTCCAGTCCATGGCGAGGCGAGGATGAAAAGGAGAGAGCAAAGGGATGGTAGTTGCTGATCGTTCGGAGGGAGTTGATCGAGGGGAGGTAGCAAGAAGAGACGGCGAGGCTGGGGAAGTTGAAGGGAAAAGAAGacgggggagaggaagaagactttGACGTTGACTcgataaagatttttttttttgaaaaattaaacgTTCGGTCCTTGTGCATCGATTTTATAACTAGAgctgttttattattattattattattattattattattattattattattattattattattatttttcctcTTAAAGCGGGTAGATCATATTTGACGAGTACGGATACACCCACCCAATCAAGTTAGAAAACAAAATGTCTCGGAGTGCCCAAGACAACTTTCCATCTCCAGCCCACAAAGTAGCCATCCAATCCGCAGCACTATTGGCTTCTCAGAAGATATACTTGGCCTGGAAGGCCTCTCCGTCCCTCAACATTTCCCAAATATCTCGGAGCAATGGGTGGTCTCAGCTATTACCCCTTGGGCCCCTATAGATCCAACTGATGACCGTGGTCGAGTCGCCCTCCAGGATAATAGAGCTGTCTTGTATATCGCGCCGGGCATGACGAAGTTCCGCCCAAGCAGCCCTTAGCTTCACACCGGAAAACTGAGATGTCGAATAGCTGACAGCCACCTGCAGCCACAACCCTAGCGTACGGGCTCTGAATAACAAAACTCATGCCTCCCTTCGTACCTCCGTCCAAAACAGACCCatcgaaattgaccttgaggaagctcggggggtcccaggtgaaaaacatcgTACGGGGTGTTGTCGGAGCAAAATAAGAACCTTAAATGTCCCAAACTATGAAAGTCCCTTCAACGGGTGTGACGTGACTAAGTTCCGCCGCCTGCACTCAGGCGCTCTCCACTACGAGCCTCGGTGACATACTGTGTTCACCAAAAGTTTGAGCATTCCTTACTAGCCAGATCTGGTAGGCCATGTAAGTTGCCCTAACTGCCTCCTGGCGAAGTAGTGGAGACTCCGACCATCGATATATGGCCTGTAGGAACTGGTCCCTCCAGCTCCAAGCCTCCCGCGAGATCCCTGCCAACCACCAGGTCACCCTACCTCATATGCACTAAAACATCGCATGGTCTACCGTCTCATCCACACAACACTCCCCACACTCTGAGGGATCCTCAGCCCTCGTCTGCTGAAtactgctctcgtcggaagaCATTCCCAAACCACCTTCCATAGGAACAGTGCTACCCTTGGGTGGAGTCCCAGGCGCCAGATCCAAGCACAGTCTAGCCCCGGCTCATTGTCCTGCCGAAGGATGCAGGAAAGAACTCCCACTGTTGTTGGCTCTCTTTTGGTAGACCTGAGGATGACTTAAAAAGGATGTCGTCAAAGTCTTAACCAATAAACAAAGATTTTTATACTACTCTTACCATCCTCTACTCGATGAATAGTAATTgtaggaggtcgatccacagggaggcgattgaagCACACAAATAAAGAATAGAAACTCCAttaagaggagaaaagaaagaactCCTCTCGGTGGAACCACtctcctttttttctcctttcttgcTTTAAAaaacagagcatggctctgttCTTTCCGGATGTGAGCCCCCTCTTCCCTTCTTTCCTCCCCGAGAGCCTCCTTTATAGATCGCCCATCCCCTTTGGCCAGCCGATGGATCCCCTAATGGAGGGGTAACGGAAGCTTGATCGCAGAGAGGAATGCACGCGAACGATCGGCTGGATCGATGGGAAAGCTGGCCGCGGGATGCTGGGAGAAGGATGTGGATCCTTTGGATGCATCACAGGCTGCTGTGATCACGCTGCGAATGTGGAGGGCTGAAGAAGATGGCTGGATCGATGGCTCCAAAAGCTTCATGGACGGCTAGGAAGGAGGTTAATTCGGAAGAAGAGAGGATGGCAAGGATTTGCTGCTGTGAACACGCTGGGAGGATGAAGATGGAAGCTGTCGCGGGATCTTTGCTGGAGGAGGCATGGATCCGCCGCGGAGGATGGCTGGATCGCAGGCTGGAGCGGCTCCTTGATTGCAGACGCGTTGTGAACGCGGATggaagaagaggcggaggaggggtgacgcgttcgcaaaaatgctttcgcgaaactaatctcccaaggataggagaatcgtacaagtaataaattctcgggagtccgaggtcgaattctcagggaacgaaatatatatcaGATTATTtagtaattttagattaattaattcaataaatttgtggattaagatgatgttttgcaaacagaaattaaattagTAAATAGAGAATGgaagtttggatagattaagatggtgtagggatccagaatctcctttgaaaatatcaaattcttttgttttttttagaattataagcagataaaatttaattatggagtatgatcttgataacatgaattctcttTCTAAGTATTCAACGTGCCTTATaacgtcaacgatgaatcaaataatcgacgaagacatgtatcaataagcataaatcataaaaaaaaattcaacatataagaatcatgGCATACTCAAAAAGATAAATCGTATAAAGCAAAGGAGTAGAATTACATCATGAACTCGGTACATCAAAGGATCTTCCTTCACCCATCACCTAGGACTTTAGCCAATCATTTCAACCATTagcctcctttctttttttttctttttcttttcggaaacagggcatccactgttttcctttttcttccctcctctgttttttttttagaatgagAACTCCCCAGCCGAGAGAGATGATCCTCTTTTCACCCGAGGGAGCCCCCTTCTATACCCTGCGATGGATCCCTTCATCCACACGGTACAACCTGGAGAGCCGCGTGAATGGACGAACGAGATGCTCTTTTCATGCTGGCCGCCGAGTATCCCGAATGTGGAGAAGCTGATCCATAGAAGAGTGGATAGGCGGAAGAAGCGGACGCGGAGGAGCTGATAGCAGGACCTTGGACGCGTGATGGGATTCGAATGACTGCAAATCCAGAAGAGGTGGATGGTGGAGGAAGCTAGGACTCGTGAGGTGAATGGGATGAGCGGACGGGATGACTGGATTGCACGCGGAAGATGAAGCGCGGATGCAGGGACCAGATATTCCGGAAGATTGCGATCGCCTAGGTGATTTGATCGTGGATCTTGAAGCATGGGATGCGGAAGGGAAGATCGGGACTTTGCTGGGACTCGGATGGATGCGaggaatgcgaggaagacgcgGAAGGAAGCTGAGATTCAGGATGCTGGGAGGTTGCATGGACACGGGATGAGGAGTCGCACACTGGGACGCTCGGGAGAAGCAGAATGGGGCGTGGACGGCTTGAAAATGAAGCATGGATTCGCGGACGGGTGAGACTTGGAAAATTCACATGCGGATGGCTGGAGGTGCTCGCGAATGCTGTGGATCACTCATAGGAGAAGAGGATGGGTTGCACGAGGGCTCCATCGGGATGAGATGCACGGGCTGTTGGCTGCTGGGATTTGGTTGCAGTGAACTGGACGGCTGAACTTagcctccttctagtgtgcaactggagttgacccatgcggttggctggtcacttgcggtgatgcatctttttggacccaatatacattttagctttgatttacgatcacctgcatctcacaaaaatataatattaatgtaacacttttatcattatttgctaacaataatactaatttaagtaatgtgtagatcgcacttttgtgctctcatcacaccccccaacttgcTTTTTGCTAGtttctagcaattaacgagcaaataataaaatgagagtgcaaaaggtgtggGTTAACCTataactttttattgaagctaaagacataaaactaagatatgtacctaCTTTCGTAGGGCGTtatgattgcacttagcacatgcaacaagccgttaaacccctagattatcctagtggacaagtgttgtctcgtgagggtttgcagagatgttacccacaaacatcatgaatgatatgacatgagatcctaataaaaatgtgaaataaattctaagttaatacacatgtaattaattaatatatattttcaagcatggcaactatcaaaaCAAGAAAAGTATGATCAtgtagtgtgcataaaatagTATGACTTTTTCAgtgtactaatacctccaccacaataggGCACTGCCCGATTTTTAGGCgcactactcaagtccacaagtattttctacaatttgttagaacctgatccatcaaattttcagaatatcacatgttgtctaaatttgtctagaatggttcgcatgtaaagaaagagctatcaatcccaactaaacaacccgggtacacagaggtccaatacaatagagtcaaaccagtcattaccacatgtcactaggttcagcctgaccaactcattcatgcttatttttatttttattttatttttttatacataTGACAACTACAActgtccaaccccattaggctctagtaaggtctatgtagcgagctttcagccaatgacccccgatccaattggctcaagacattaggtgaaacacccc
Above is a window of Phoenix dactylifera cultivar Barhee BC4 unplaced genomic scaffold, palm_55x_up_171113_PBpolish2nd_filt_p 001400F, whole genome shotgun sequence DNA encoding:
- the LOC120108574 gene encoding putative disease resistance protein RGA3, which codes for MDWNNLLSKAASIIPKFPDKLVDWLVSLFQSEYSLIRGLEDEIDKLRRTIPLLSPFHPRLAMDWNNLLSKAASIIPKFPDKLVDWLVSLFQSEYSLIRGLEDEIDKLRRTRDRIHSLVTDAEERRYIEDDSVKRWLRELKEVAFAADELLDRHQTQLNLSPIDQSSGEAGPSRKRKRSWSLHSLGLGHDPVLLQRRRLATQIAKIKERFDEIAEARKNLPLEAGDGRRRGRTGESSPPSQSVASYDSSHVVRREVEKAETVSALMSDHGKVVPVLPIYGAPGIGQTTLAKLVYHDAQVKIFFDLRVWVGLSKGFDVRRVTKEIIEYIGREEKCNISSLDALLRHLSCKVSGKKFLLVLDNLWAENFQFSETLRLPLVAGGKESNVLITAIARLL